A stretch of the Calypte anna isolate BGI_N300 chromosome 5, bCalAnn1_v1.p, whole genome shotgun sequence genome encodes the following:
- the TSPAN32 gene encoding tetraspanin-32, with protein MGPKCWMRTTKCQLLVTSLCVMLLGLSIATLTTVTQYGLHFTLMSDISLESNSYRVIHHTAFYLGICLSMTLILAALLSSAATLRESRRLTAMGFFCFALAFCGLIPTACWRYMHSTEVEDSMMDVYDLVYEEVRRNGSSIRRQELTAIHQAFLCCGKHSPFGDTTSVESRTCPSGQVQGAGQDCLQQIQDFLKKHLDFVSTLLGISIGFTVYGMLLTSFLWFSIHFSSNLDRKGKYILRER; from the exons ctcctggggTTGTCCATTGCCACACTGACCACAGTCACCCAGTATGGGCTCCATTTCACCCTGATGAGTGACATCTCCCTGGAAAGCAACTCCTACAGGGTCATCCATCACACAG CTTTCTACTTGGGGATTTGCCTCAGCATGACCCTGATCCTCgcagccctgctcagctctgctgccacgTTGCGGGAATCTCGGCGCCTGACAGCCATG ggatttttctgttttgctctggCCTTCTGTGGATTGATCCCAACTGCCTGCTGGAGGTACATGCACAGCACAGAG GTGGAAGACAGCATGATGGATGTGTATGATCTGGTGTATGAGGAGGTGAGGAGGAATGGCTCCAGCAtcaggaggcaggagctgaCTGCCATCCACCAAGCA TTCCTGTGCTGTGGGAAGCATTCTCCATTTGGGGACACGACCAGTGTTGAGAGCAGGACTTGCCCATCTGGCCAGGTGCAAGGTGCAGGACAG gacTGCCTGCAACAGATCCAGGACTTCCTGAAGAAGCACCTGGACTTTGTTTCCACGCTCCTGGGCATCTCCATTGGCTTCACG GTTTATGGGATGCTCCTGACTTCATTCCTCTGGTTCTCCATCCACTTCAGCAGCAACCTGGACCGTAAAGGCAAATACATCCTGAGAGAGAGGTAG